Proteins encoded within one genomic window of Bombina bombina isolate aBomBom1 chromosome 1, aBomBom1.pri, whole genome shotgun sequence:
- the CBLN1 gene encoding cerebellin-1 — MWGVEVLMALAWLSGLAYGQNETEPILLEGKCLVVCDSNPTSDPTGTALGISVRSGSAKVAFSAIRSTNHEPSEMSNRTMVIYFDQILVNIGGNFDSERSTFISPRKGIYSFNFHVVKVYNRQTIQVSLILNGWPVISAFAGDQDVTREAASNGVLIQMEKGDSVYLKLEKGDLMGGWKYSTFSGFLLFPL, encoded by the exons ATGTGGGGTGTGGAGGTGCTGATGGCCCTAGCGTGGCTGTCAGGGCTGGCATATGGGCAGAATGAGACCGAGCCCATTCTACTGGAGGgcaagtgcctagtggtgtgtgacTCCAACCCAACTTCTGACCCAACTGGAACCGCGCTGGGCATCTCTGTGCGCTCTGGGAGTGCCAAGGTTGCATTTTCCGCTATTAGGAGCACCAACCATGAGCCATCCGAAATGAGCAACAGAACAATGGTCATTTACTTCGACCAG ATCTTGGTCAATATTGGAGGCAATTTCGACTCAGAGAGAAGCACTTTCATATCACCCAGGAAAGGAATTTACAGCTTCAACTTCCACGTGGTGAAAGTATATAACCGACAGACTATTCAG GTAAGTTTGATTTTGAATGGCTGGCCAGTTATCTCTGCCTTTGCTGGTGACCAGGATGTGACAAGGGAAGCAGCCAGTAATGGAGTTCTTATTCAAATGGAGAAAGGGGACAGCGTGTACCTAAAACTGGAAAAGGGGGACCTAATGGGCGGCTGGAAATACTCCACGTTCTCTGGGTTCCTGCTCTTTCCACTTTAA